One genomic window of Candidatus Minimicrobia sp. QA0096 includes the following:
- the mltG gene encoding endolytic transglycosylase MltG: MKIRKQRIWLLVLSIVVAIAGIGALGATVWYKQMLSPADVNSQKAFRVNIKEGMGSSDIAKTLEDNKIIKNSLAFSIYTRLHNSASKFKAGVYSVKASQSVDEIINHLTSGKTDEIAITFYPGSTLNKKMKNSDGREVESVLLKAGFSDDQIKKAFAAKYDSLVFAGRPENAGLEGYIYGETFYISPDETAEQVLQRSIDHLEKIVKKYNLEEKFKARGLTLYQGIALASIIQRESIGCGSGAETCEDQRKIASVFYNRLKANMPLGSDVTYQYIADKTGVERSPNLKSPYNTRIQKGLTPGPIASPSLSALNAAADPINSDYLYFLSGDDDITYFAKTNEEHEANVKAHCQKKCQIS, encoded by the coding sequence ATGAAAATTCGTAAACAACGTATTTGGTTATTGGTGTTGTCAATAGTTGTGGCTATCGCTGGAATCGGCGCTCTCGGGGCAACAGTGTGGTATAAGCAGATGCTTTCTCCTGCCGACGTAAATAGCCAGAAAGCCTTCAGAGTTAATATTAAAGAAGGTATGGGATCTAGTGATATTGCCAAAACTTTAGAGGATAATAAAATTATCAAAAACTCTTTAGCATTTTCTATTTACACAAGGCTTCATAATTCGGCAAGCAAATTCAAAGCTGGCGTTTATTCTGTAAAAGCTTCACAATCTGTCGATGAGATAATTAATCATTTGACCAGCGGTAAAACTGATGAGATTGCTATAACATTTTATCCTGGATCGACTTTGAATAAAAAAATGAAGAATTCTGACGGCAGAGAAGTTGAATCTGTGTTGCTTAAGGCGGGATTCTCGGATGATCAGATAAAAAAGGCATTTGCTGCTAAGTATGACAGTCTAGTTTTTGCGGGTAGACCGGAAAATGCTGGGCTTGAAGGGTATATTTACGGTGAAACATTCTATATTTCCCCAGACGAAACTGCAGAACAGGTTTTGCAGCGCTCAATTGATCATCTGGAGAAAATTGTTAAGAAATATAATCTGGAGGAGAAATTTAAAGCTCGTGGGCTGACCTTATATCAAGGGATAGCACTAGCGTCGATTATTCAGCGCGAATCGATTGGCTGCGGGTCTGGTGCGGAAACTTGTGAAGATCAACGTAAGATTGCTAGCGTATTTTACAATCGCCTGAAAGCCAATATGCCGCTAGGCTCTGACGTAACATATCAATATATTGCTGACAAAACAGGGGTAGAGCGCTCGCCGAACCTTAAGTCGCCATATAATACACGCATCCAAAAAGGTCTAACTCCTGGGCCAATCGCTTCGCCTAGTTTGAGCGCGTTGAACGCCGCTGCCGACCCGATAAACTCTGATTATCTATATTTCCTGAGCGGCGACGATGATATT
- the ruvX gene encoding Holliday junction resolvase RuvX, with amino-acid sequence MSSKNFLALDVGSRRIGLAMADLQVKIAVPFGWLENNENIVQEITELVLRHDIDTIVVGYPRNQSGEPTKQTEFVEEFVKQFEDIELDTEIVFQDESLTSVQAEQRLGNKIKDKGEIDAEAASIILQDFLEENYENS; translated from the coding sequence ATGTCAAGTAAAAACTTCTTAGCGCTAGATGTTGGGTCGCGGCGAATTGGTTTGGCTATGGCGGATTTGCAAGTGAAGATCGCCGTGCCGTTCGGTTGGTTGGAGAATAATGAAAATATCGTCCAGGAAATAACAGAGTTAGTATTGAGGCACGATATTGATACGATCGTAGTGGGATATCCACGAAACCAATCTGGCGAACCAACGAAACAGACGGAATTTGTAGAAGAATTTGTTAAGCAATTTGAAGATATTGAGCTTGATACTGAGATTGTTTTTCAGGACGAATCTTTAACAAGTGTGCAGGCTGAGCAAAGATTGGGTAATAAAATTAAAGATAAGGGCGAGATTGATGCGGAGGCTGCTAGCATAATTTTGCAGGATTTTTTGGAGGAGAATTATGAAAATTCGTAA